A genomic segment from Corylus avellana chromosome ca5, CavTom2PMs-1.0 encodes:
- the LOC132181537 gene encoding uncharacterized protein LOC132181537, whose translation MKKHYKKGQVHPSQLPSIADHHLALLPATILTLSAALSAQDKEVLAYLIISCSSSSTSNNFSGHPKTVTESNGGDHSPTFECNCFRCYMSFWARWDASPNRELIHEIIEAYEEELLKKKKRSAAAKIKKERRKRGCDDQLKGGGEKGSEERPVTWVDKMGESVSADVSVGDGGGEVGMEKGVVRKIASFIGERIWSVWDRV comes from the coding sequence ATGAAGAAGCATTACAAGAAAGGCCAAGTTCACCCATCACAGCTTCCATCCATCGCCGACCATCACTTGGCTCTTCTTCCGGCGACAATCCTAACCCTCTCCGCCGCCCTCTCTGCTCAAGACAAAGAAGTCTTGGCCTACCTCATCATCTCATGCTCCAGCAGTAGCACATCCAACAACTTCTCCGGCCATCCAAAAACCGTTACTGAAAGTAACGGCGGCGACCACAGTCCTACGTTTGAGTGCAACTGCTTTCGGTGTTACATGAGTTTTTGGGCACGATGGGATGCTTCGCCTAACCGCGAACTCATACACGAGATTATCGAAGCTTATGAAGAGGAGTTgctcaagaagaagaagcggAGCGCTGCCGCCAAGatcaagaaagagagaaggaagaggGGGTGTGATGATCAGTTGAAGGGCGGCGGTGAGAAAGGCTCTGAAGAGAGGCCGGTGACCTGGGTCGACAAAATGGGTGAGTCGGTCTCGGCGGATGTGAGCGTCGGCGACGGCGGCGGTGAGGTTGGGATGGAGAAAGGAGTAGTGAGAAAGATTGCGAGCTTCATAGGAGAGAGGATTTGGAGTGTTTGGGATAGGGTTTAG